One region of Phragmites australis chromosome 18, lpPhrAust1.1, whole genome shotgun sequence genomic DNA includes:
- the LOC133899801 gene encoding uncharacterized protein LOC133899801 has protein sequence MVAWWRTKAVSRARRAWAAVAGRLRARKPVSGGILKLHEDVQTCGYKDVQVMFDMLTSELEAASHARKQPPSPHKPAAPRPVAAAAQ, from the exons atggtagcgtgGTGGCGGACGAAGGCGGTGTCCCGCGCGCGCAGGGCgtgggccgccgtcgccgggcGGCTCCGCGCGCGGAAGCCCG TCAGCGGTGGCATCCTGAAGCTCCACGAGGACGTGCAGACCTGCGGGTACAAGGACGTCCAGGTCATGTTCGACATGCTCACCTCGGAGCTCGAGGCGGCGTCTCACGCCCGGAAGCAGCCGCCGTCGCCGCACAAACCAGCGGCGCCGAGGCCGGTCGCCGCGGCGGCGCAGTAG